From Endozoicomonas sp. 8E, the proteins below share one genomic window:
- a CDS encoding TolC family outer membrane protein → MKPVLRTTLTVLGMLWCNTSWAQSLEQTINDAIKTNPDMAATIQAYFASQAELDIAQGRFLPNVDLSADSGREDLDRANVGETNQTRKQARLKLSIPLFRGFANTSEYSRADFNMQAHYHQTLAQAESLALQVAQVYTSVMNAQEVLRLSQENLEQHLETYDMVAARKRQGISDKSDLTQIKGRIARVRANLLAARNNLNDAETLYKQLTGNYPGDFIRPEVDQSYLPESHDRAIKLALQNNQLLIASRLDVNASTADVKGVQSENYPSFDLVADRSWKDNVSGFDGREDESRLLVEMNWNLYSGGQSSSRYRRALYQEEASRMRSNKVYREVQANAESSWDAFVTLKQSRVHLHDYVEQSRESTKLYLAQFKAGHRTLLDLLDTQNELFEARKQYLAADYQYVYAQYRVLASISNILGAMRINTIRPLLQKEPQKTIP, encoded by the coding sequence ATGAAGCCTGTATTACGCACCACACTCACAGTCCTTGGTATGCTCTGGTGCAACACGAGTTGGGCACAAAGCCTTGAGCAAACGATTAATGATGCTATAAAGACAAACCCGGATATGGCTGCAACCATACAGGCTTACTTTGCATCGCAGGCTGAACTCGACATTGCCCAGGGAAGGTTTCTACCCAATGTTGATTTAAGTGCTGATAGCGGGCGGGAAGATCTGGATCGGGCTAATGTTGGAGAAACCAATCAAACTCGCAAGCAGGCCAGGCTGAAATTATCAATCCCGCTATTTCGTGGTTTTGCCAATACCAGTGAATACTCACGCGCTGACTTCAACATGCAGGCTCATTATCATCAGACACTGGCACAAGCTGAATCACTCGCTCTACAGGTGGCGCAGGTTTATACCAGTGTAATGAATGCTCAAGAGGTATTGCGTTTGTCGCAAGAAAACCTGGAGCAACATCTCGAAACCTACGATATGGTCGCTGCACGCAAGCGACAGGGCATATCGGATAAATCCGATCTTACGCAAATCAAAGGACGCATTGCCAGAGTCAGAGCCAATTTACTTGCTGCCCGCAACAACTTGAATGATGCTGAAACATTATACAAGCAACTCACTGGTAACTATCCTGGTGACTTTATCCGTCCGGAGGTCGATCAGTCTTATTTACCTGAAAGCCATGATCGAGCCATTAAATTAGCACTTCAGAATAATCAGCTACTCATCGCCAGCAGGCTCGATGTGAATGCTTCAACAGCTGATGTGAAGGGTGTTCAATCTGAAAACTACCCCAGCTTTGACTTGGTCGCAGATCGTAGTTGGAAAGATAACGTGTCTGGTTTTGATGGTCGGGAAGATGAATCGCGACTGCTTGTAGAAATGAACTGGAACCTCTATTCCGGAGGGCAAAGCAGCTCTCGTTATCGTCGGGCTCTCTACCAGGAGGAAGCCTCTCGGATGCGTTCGAATAAGGTGTACCGCGAGGTTCAGGCCAATGCAGAGTCATCTTGGGACGCTTTCGTGACACTAAAGCAATCACGCGTCCATTTACACGATTATGTTGAGCAATCCAGAGAGAGTACTAAGCTATACTTGGCACAATTTAAGGCTGGTCATCGTACGTTATTGGATTTACTTGATACTCAGAACGAGCTGTTTGAAGCACGCAAACAATACCTCGCTGCTGATTATCAGTATGTTTATGCCCAATACCGTGTTCTTGCGAGCATAAGCAATATCCTGGGTGCGATGCGAATCAATACTATTCGGCCACTGTTGCAAAAAGAGCCACAAAAGACAATTCCATAA